A genomic stretch from Fusarium musae strain F31 chromosome 9, whole genome shotgun sequence includes:
- a CDS encoding hypothetical protein (EggNog:ENOG41) — protein MMFKTTAVALLLGAATATPIFGRAETSTTKSAARATATNSVYDWSEGWTKDYPIHQSCNATLRRQLANALDETVQLAQHAKDHLLRWGNESEFKQKYFGNGSTATPIGWYDRVINANKAGMLFRCDDPDKNCATQDQWAGHWRGDNATTETVICPRSFEIRRSLDSVCGLGYTVAQSKLNTFWATDLLHRVLHVPTISEGIVDHFAEDYAEALELAKTDPSKSVIDSDALQYFAIDVYAYDVAAPGEGCTGEAEEKETPTKAESAKPSATKEAPKECHTHSDGAVHCS, from the exons ATGATGTTCAAGACCACCGCCGttgccctcctcctcggaGCAGCAACCGCCACTCCCATCTTCGGCCGCGCAGAGACCAGCACCACAAAGTCTGCTGCCCGGGCCACCGCTACCAACAGCGTGTACGACTGGTCTGAGGGTTGGACCAAGGATTATCCCATCCACCAGTCCTGCAACGCGACACTCCGTCGCCAGCTGGCCAATGCTCTGGATGAGACTGTCCAGCTAGCTCAGCACGCAAAGGATCATCTCCTCCGATGGGGAAATGAGTCTGAGTTTAAGCAGAAGTACTTTGGCAATGGATCTACTGCTACGCCTATTGGTTGGTATGATCGTGtcatcaacgccaacaagGCTGGTATGCTGTTCCGTTGCGATGACCCTGACAAGAACTGCGCTACCCAGGACC AATGGGCTGGCCACTGGCGAGGTGACAACGCCACGACCGAGACCGTCATCTGCCCTCGCTCCTTTGAGATCCGCCGCAGCCTCGACTCCGTCTGCGGTCTCGGCTACACCGTCGCCCaatccaagctcaacaccTTCTGGGCCACTGATCTCCTCCACCGCGTCCTCCACGTCCCCACCATCAGCGAGGGTATCGTCGACCACTTCGCCGAGGACTACGCTGAAGCCCTCGAACTCGCTAAGACTGACCCTTCCAAGAGCGTCATCGACAGTGATGCTCTTCAGTACTTCGCCATTGACGTTTACGCCTACGACGTTGCTGCGCCTGGTGAGGGATGCACtggtgaggctgaggagaaggagactcCTACTAAGGCCGAGTCTGCTAAGCCTAGTGCTACCAAGGAGGCTCCTAAGGAGTGCCACACTCACAGTGACGGTGCCGTCCACTGCTCTTAA
- a CDS encoding hypothetical protein (CAZy:AA9) gives MRSSFSTALALVAALPTAFAHYNFDALIVNGKVTEPYEYVRKTTNNNSPITDVTSKDIICNAGGLDKDIRAATKTHAVSPGDEVGFTVANDMGHPGPLAVYLSKAPDGTEASDYLGDGDWFKVYEMTWKTIGANGIEWANYMNGQSNGITNFTFTLPKETPKGTYLMRAEHVGLHGASEKNGAQFYIGCAQLTVDGTGTGKPSPVVSLPGAYTATDPGLLLSIYYPPVTNYTAPGPKVWPSGCEDHTPNFAGQASDGDCTNDKGSDSGSGSGSAAPVASDAPATEAPVASSPDTDAPAASAPATTEAASAATPTEAPVEQPAETSSAPVATKAPSTGGKCKAKRAAKRALKAKRALRK, from the coding sequence ATGCGATCCTCCTTCTCTACCGCTCTGGCCCTCGTCGCCGCCCTCCCCACCGCCTTTGCGCACTACAACTTTGACGCTCTCATCGTCAACGGCAAGGTCACCGAGCCTTATGAGTACGTCCGCAagaccaccaacaacaacagccccATCACCGACGTCACCTCCAAGGACATCATCTGCAACGCTGGCGGTCTCGACAAGGATATCCGCGCTGCTACCAAGACTCACGCTGTTTCGCCTGGCGATGAGGTTGGCTTCACTGTCGCCAACGACATGGGCCACCCCGGTCCTCTGGCTGTCTACCTGAGCAAGGCCCCCGATGGCACTGAGGCTTCTGACTACCTCGGTGACGGCGACTGGTTCAAGGTCTACGAGATGACATGGAAGACCATTGGTGCGAACGGCATTGAGTGGGCCAACTACATGAACGGCCAGTCCAACGGTATCACCAACTTCACCTTTACGCTCCCCAAGGAGACTCCCAAGGGTACTTACCTCATGCGCGCCGAGCACGTCGGTCTCCACGGCGCTAGTGAGAAGAACGGTGCTCAGTTCTACATTGGTTGCGCTCAGCTCACTGTTGATGGTACCGGTACTGGCAAGCCTTCTCCCGTTGTCTCTCTCCCTGGTGCTTACACCGCCACCGACCCCGGTCTGCTCCTCAGCATCTACTACCCTCCCGTCACCAACTACACTGCTCCCGGCCCGAAGGTCTGGCCCAGCGGCTGTGAGGACCACACTCCCAACTTTGCTGGCCAGGCTAGCGACGGTGACTGCACCAACGACAAGGGTTCCGACTCCGGCTCTGGTTCTGGCAGCGCTGCCCCCGTTGCCAGCGACGCTCCCGCTACTGAGGCTCCTGTCGCCTCTTCTCCTGATACCGATGCCCCCGCTGCTTCTGCCCCTGCTACCACTGAGGCTGCCAGTGCTGCTACTCCCACTGAAGCTCCTGTTGAGCAGCCCGCTGAGACCTCCTCTGCCCCCGTTGCTACCAAGGCTCCCTCTACTGGTGGCAAGTGCAAGGCCAAGCGTGCCGCCAAGCGAGCTCTTAAGGCTAAGCGTGCTCTCAGGAAGTAA
- a CDS encoding hypothetical protein (EggNog:ENOG41) encodes MLRLSLLVHSLVALSSARKSDGGTVWATPHDSYSSSIGVLGCKVNTNRIAYWPYSVDCNNICIALTYQDRTVHLLRVDQSQGAYDVSYDAWNYLYTGYSATDKPTAGGPVEMTYSNVDASKCSDLIHTKKSRLPLSAANSMNFLTSCLDRNESTWVGDNYVLYNILDSICTLGHDETCELDYPAQNQAKCPHTMGVPDELKGEAVVNIRYPSGEKVSAADGKPVDEDGAMALNSPGGMMLAIVVLFSARLVLGM; translated from the exons ATGCTGCGGCTCTCGCTGCTCGTCCACTCCCTCGTCGCTCTATCCTCCGCGCGCAAGTCAGACGGCGGCACGGTTTGGGCGACGCCGCATGATAGTTACTCCTCGTCAATTGGCGTCCTCGGGTGCAAA GTCAACACGAATCGCATCGCCTACTGGCCGTATTCGGTCGACTGCAACAACATCTGCATCGCGCTCACGTACCAGGACCGCACCGTGCACCTCCTCCGCGTGGATCAATCACAGGGTGCCTACGACGTTAGCTACGATGCGTGGAATTACCTCTATACAGGCTACTCTGCCACCGACAAGCCCACGGCCGGCGGTCCCGTCGAGATGACATACTCCAACGTCGACGCATCCAAGTGCTCCGATTTAATACATACAAAGAAGAGCAGGCTCCCGCTTAGCGCAGCGAATAGCATGAACTTTTTGACATCGTGCCTCGATCGGAATGAGAGTACGTGGGTGGGCGATAATTACGTTCTTTATAACATTCTCGACTCGATATGTACGCTTGGACATGACGAGACGTGTGAGTTGGATTATCCGGCGCAGAACCAGGCCAAGTGTCCGCATACGATGGGCGTGCCGGATGAGTTGAAGGGGGAGGCTGTTGTTAATATTCGGTATCCTAGTGGAGAGAAGGTGAGCGCTGCTGATGGGAAGCCAGTGGATGAGGACGGCGCGATGGCGTTGAACAGCCCAGGTGGTATGATGTTGGCGattgttgttttgttttcGGCGcgtcttgttcttgggatGTGA
- a CDS encoding hypothetical protein (EggNog:ENOG41), translated as MSERRHSGPKAPTGLNDETAEEVHDIMHQAEVEEQKMHGKDALCQDDVGPSEEGEQKKQSVMGKVKEALNLGK; from the exons ATGTCGGAGAGAAGACATTCTGGCCCAAAGGCCCCAACTGGTCTCAATGATGAGACGGCCGAAGAGGTCCACGACATCATGCACCAGGCCGAAGTGGAAGAGCAAAAG atgCACGGAAAAGATGCGCTGTGTCAGGATGATGTTGGGCCAAGTGAGGAGGGAGAACAAAAAAAGCAGTCGGTGATGGGCAAGGTTAAAGAGGCACTGAATCTGGGCAAATAA
- a CDS encoding hypothetical protein (EggNog:ENOG41), with product MSPFLHGDRSPSPEEPTKFGPDIKVAVIGAGVSGICAAAYLLKEGADVTVFERSGVTSGVWHYDPRAATTDYPSEKPSAGDYVTSLPGQFSSSRTKDGSTAHPLETKDKDDLDVAFSPPGPAYFGLRNNVPTSLLYSNLGPWPKGTEDITGHESIQSYLQGLSKEFGVDDATVFHTRVEDVKKSDDEAHWDIRTITLLKGDGEPKIIERNWEFDAVVVATGHYNLPRIPDTPGLTEWKAHFGDDVIHTKQYRRPEQFEGKTVLVVGGGASAYDVCRETSETAKRVIQSTRGGDFDLPPSMFPGSVEHVGEIEKFVLEKDKAGGVESRVVLSDGNVLDDVDAVVLATGYLTSYPFLAQYHRDDVSADNATRDILITSEGNMVHNLHKDIFYTEDPTLSFIGVPYYTATFSLFDFQAQVLARVLTRKTSLPDIQSLRQEYDHRVASKGRGRKFHSLAGDGEEIEYVRDLLDWANSSLVSDEIEPLVGHSKEWLDTYNEQREKRKLLRVAKGAEPEGLWARPSDLEKA from the coding sequence ATGAGTCCTTTCCTCCACGGTGATCGATCCCCTTCTCCCGAAGAGCCCACCAAATTCGGCCCCGACATCAAAGTAGCTGTAATCGGCGCCGGTGTCAGTGGAATCTGCGCAGCAGCATATCTCCTCAAAGAAGGCGCCGATGTCACTGTGTTCGAGCGATCCGGCGTCACATCCGGAGTATGGCACTACGACCCCAGAGCAGCGACCACAGACTACCCCAGCGAGAAACCTTCTGCCGGCGACTATGTGACTTCACTCCCAGGACAATTCTCATCAAGCCGCACCAAAGATGGAAGCACTGCTCATCCCCTCGAGACTAAAGACAAGGACGATCTCGACGTCGCCTTCTCTCCTCCCGGCCCCGCTTATTTCGGTCTGAGGAATAACGTCCCTACAAGTCTGCTCTACAGCAATCTTGGTCCTTGGCCAAAAGGAACTGAGGATATCACTGGCCATGAAAGCATCCAGAGTTACCTCCAGGGTCTTAGCAAGGAATTCGGCGTCGACGACGCAACGGTTTTTCACACGCGTGTTGAAGACGTCAAGAAGAGCGACGATGAAGCCCACTGGGATATCCGAACGATAACCCTCCTAAAAGGCGATGGCGAACCCAAGATAATTGAACGCAATTGGGAATTTGATGCTGTCGTGGTAGCGACGGGCCATTATAACCTACCTCGCATCCCGGATACCCCTGGTCTTACTGAATGGAAAGCTcactttggcgatgatgtcaTCCACACGAAACAGTATCGTCGTCCGGAGCAGTTTGAAGGAAAGACGGTTTTAGTCGTTGGCGGGGGTGCGTCGGCGTATGATGTTTGCCGTGAGACTAGTGAGACCGCCAAGAGGGTTATTCAGAGTACTAGAGGTGGAGACTTTGATCTACCGCCTTCGATGTTTCCTGGGAGCGTGGAGCACGTtggagagattgagaagtttgTGTTGGAGAAGGATAAAGCTGGAGGAGTGGAGAGTCGAGTTGTCTTGAGTGATGGAAATGTtctcgatgatgttgatgctgttgttTTGGCAACCGGCTATCTAACATCATATCCCTTCCTGGCACAGTATCATCGCGATGATGTATCTGCTGACAACGCAACACGAGATATTCTCATAACCTCCGAGGGAAACATGGTGCATAACCTCCACAAAGACATATTCTACACCGAAGATCCAACCCTCTCATTCATCGGCGTACCATACTACACCGCAACTTTCTCTCTGTTCGACTTCCAAGCACAAGTTCTCGCTCGTGTACTCACTAGAAAAACATCTCTACCTGATATTCAGTCTCTGCGACAGGAATATGACCATCGTGTTGCTAGCAAGGGCCGTGGGAGGAAGTTTCATAGTTTGGCGGGAGATGGTGAAGAGATTGAGTATGTGAGGGATTTACTGGACTGGGCGAATTCCAGTCTTGTTAGTGATGAGATTGAACCGTTGGTTGGGCATTCGAAGGAGTGGTTGGATACGTATAATGagcagagggagaagaggaagttgTTGAGGGTTGCGAAGGGTGCTGAGCCGGAGGGGTTATGGGCGAGGCCTAGTGATCTGGAGAAGGCGTAG
- a CDS encoding hypothetical protein (EggNog:ENOG41~MEROPS:MER0001269): protein MRFTGIFSTAFVAGTAIAFSHDAQHRLGKQINVAGTADANPKCNLPAPLNPSDDGLESSHDLFSSKKALQLMVKKHQSLVRIPSICYDDMGDLDTDDRWKPFNDIPKMLKKAYPTVHKHITPEKVNKFGLVYTLKGSDPSLQPILLAGHQDVVPVADGTLHEWVHPPFDAFYNETDGYLWGRGASDDKSAITAQMSALEALLSQKTYKPRRTVILAFGFDEECSGHRGAGHISKHLEARYGEHGIAAILDEGGAGLQKMGDVLYALPAVYEKGYLDVWFNVSVVGGHSSVPTPHTAIGIMAEIVTTLEHNPFKPEIAKNGAIHQCLACFAEHSPHVFPDLTKLVNGGDLQGVAKFLTKLSRDMQYMVQTSQAIDVISGGQKINALPEFVTLGVNHRYAPQDSIGSIQHRIVGLIKDIAESHNLRVEAFEDDADYDVYLAANDLSRQCNKDEDLWQQKHKGVLTIAAKKKSYITPQSPTTGPVWDIFAGTVRHSFAQEAKTVVAAPGAMTGNTDTRHYLSKFSQVQGISFVTDSQSDLSKNIYRWSPGSLKSFSNIHSVNERLLMSEQMNMAKFYYDFIRNFDKANV, encoded by the exons ATGAGATTCACTGGTATTTTCTCCACGGCTTTCGTGGCTGGTACTGCAATTGCGTTTTCGCATGATGCGCAGCATCGTCTTGGTAAGCAGATCAATGTTGCTGGCACAGCAGACGCGAATCCGAAATGCAATCTTCCTGCTCCGCTGAACCCCTCCGACGATGGGCTTGAAAGTTCTCATGATTTATTCTCCAGCAAGAAAGCGCTTCAACTGATGGTCAAGAAACATCAATCCCTCGTCCGCATCCCTTCAATCTGCTATGACGACATGGGAGACTTGGATACAGATGATAGATGGAAGCCCTTCAACGACATTCCAAAGATGCTCAAGAAGGCATACCCTACCGT ACATAAACACATTACCCCAGAAAAAGTCAACAAATTCGGCCTCGTCTACACCCTCAAAGGCTCCGACCCATCCCTCCAGCCAATCCTCCTAGCAGGCCATCAAGATGTCGTTCCCGTAGCCGACGGAACACTGCACGAATGGGTCCACCCGCCCTTTGACGCGTTTTACAACGAAACAGACGGCTATCTCTGGGGTCGCGGCGCCTCAGACGACAAATCAGCCATCACAGCACAGATGTCTGCCCTAGAAGCACTCTTATCCCAAAAGACGTACAAGCCGCGCCGTACAGTCATTCTAGCTTTTGGTTTCGATGAAGAATGCTCTGGTCATCGTGGAGCCGGTCATATCTCGAAACATCTGGAGGCGAGATATGGAGAGCATGGCATTGCTGCTATTCTTGACGAAGGCGGTGCTGGGCTGCAAAAAATGGGCGATGTTTTATACGCGCTTCCTGCTGTTTATGAAAAAGGGTATCTGGATGTTTGGTTCAACGTTAGTGTCGTTGGCGGCCATAGTTCAGTGCCAACACCGCATACAGCGATTGGCATAATGGCTGAGATCGTTACTACCCTGGAACACAATCCCTTCAAGCCTGAGATCGCCAAGAACGGAGCTATTCATCAATGCCTCGCTTGCTTCGCCGAGCATTCGCCCCATGTCTTTCCTGATCTCACTAAGCTCGTCAACGGTGGAGATCTGCAGGGCGTTGCAAAGTTCTTGACCAAGCTGTCGCGCGATATGCAGTACATGGTCCAGACATCACAGGCAATTGATGTTATTTCCGGTGGTCAAAAGATCAATGCGCTGCCGGAGTTTGTGACGCTTGGTGTTAACCATCGGTATGCGCCGCAGGATAGTATTGGAAGCATCCAGCATCGAATCGTGGGGCTGATTAAGGATATTGCTGAGAGTCACAACCTTCGAGTCGAAGCTTTTGAGGATGATGCAGACTATGATGTGTATCTCGCTGCTAACGATCTCTCTCGCCAATGCAACAAGGACGAAGATCTCTGGCAACAAAAACACAAGGGTGTTTTGACAATCGCAGCCAAGAAAAAGTCCTACATAACACCTCAATCACCAACAACTGGTCCAGTCTGGGATATCTTTGCAGGAACAGTACGACATTCATTCGCGCAAGAGGCAAAGACAGTAGTCGCAGCACCAGGAGCCATGACAGGCAACACCGACACTCGCCATTATCTCAGTAAGTTCTCCCAAGTCCAGGGTATTTCGTTCGTCACTGACTCCCAATCAGATCTCTCTAAAAACATTTACAGGTGGAGCCCTGGCAGCCTCAAgtccttctccaacatccACAGCGTTAATGAACGGCTATTGATGAGCGAGCAGATGAACATGGCCAAGTTTTACTATGATTTCATCCGTAATTTCGATAAGGCCAATGTCTAG
- a CDS encoding hypothetical protein (EggNog:ENOG41~MEROPS:MER0080922), giving the protein MLSALFLAFAAPALVHAVAPAEDGLIRFPLKVSTGAPVVKGVTKRQNEVALESQQNGFFYSIDVELGTPGQKVTVNLDTGSAELWVNPVCSKAQQPAFCESFGHFGESSTWVNLNTTGGVVYGTGYAYWNYGYDHVVVGSANIRNQVFGVAYDSSFTSVGIMGAAPDLNGWDAPYPLVIDSMVKQGLIKSRALSLDIRTLDSDRGAVIFGGLDTKKYTGRLEKRPIIPAESSPDGLTRYWVHLDGISIIQDDGSEDAIFSQTNGQPVLLDSGYTVSALPGAIFNKIVAAFPTAQRTPGAYVDVDCSVADLKGTVDFKFGNTVIKVPYADFIWHNDDRCVLGVFQDDEFPVLGDTFLRAAYVVYDWDNRNVWLANNEDCGTNLVAIGTGPDAVPDLVGECGSDSTTTSGAPTSTETASESVTESVSSVETTADTTLSFSTTRYSNTTFTTSKPNATSTGGSGNTYVLPTTSAPSTTITSTVTTSKVYTVTACPPSVTDCPVGQVTTEIITSLTTYCPGSEATGIAPQPTKGPVKSTLTSTRVYTITSCPGSGSCNKGDVTTEIVHNTQIINPEQPTGVFTIPEAIHCGFGNFGCKEATTKGYRTVTITSVVKAPKPTPIPGHCTTCGPPGSNHHNNGTFTGHYTKPGYEQPTKGHATQDYPEPTGTASKPTGGNPLEELHTYEPTHVYAQPPNTVATVVKPTGTPADSTPSEPTGTSPAIVNGASAWNVPALAAFIVGAFVAAL; this is encoded by the exons ATGTTGTCCGCTCTTTTCCTCGCCTTCGCGGCCCCCGCGCTGGTTCACGCTGTCGCTCCCGCAGAAGATGGCCTTATCCGCTTCCCCCTCAAGGTTTCCACCGGCGCACCCGTCGTAAAAGGCGTAACCAAGCGCCAGAACGAAGTCGCCCTCGAGAGCCAGCAGAACGGTTTCTTCTACAGTATTGACGTTGAGCTCGGCACGCCGGGGCAGAAAGTCACCGTCAATCTGGACACGGGCTCCGCAGAGCTCTGGGTCAACCCCGTGTGCTCCAAGGCGCAGCAGCCCGCGTTTTGCGAATCCTTTGGTCATTTCGGCGAGAGTAGCACTTGGGTTAACCTCAACACTACTGGCGGTGTCGTCTACGGCACTGGGTATGCTTATTGGAACTATGGCTACGACCATGTTGTCGTTGGAT CTGCGAATATTCGTAACCAAGTTTTCGGTGTCGCATACGATAGTTCTTTTACCAGCGTTGGTATCATGGGCGCTGCGCCTGATCTGAATGGTTGGGATGCGCCGTACCCCCTCGTGATTGACAGCATGGTCAAGCAGGGCCTCATCAAGAGCCGCGCATTGAGTCTCGACATTCGCACCCTCGATAGCGATCGCGGCGCCGTCATCTTTGGTGGTCTCGACACCAAGAAATACACCGGTCGTCTTGAGAAGCGCCCCATCATCCCCGCCGAGTCCTCCCCCGATGGTCTCACCCG TTACTGGGTCCACCTCGacggcatcagcatcatccaagacGACGGCTCCGAAGACGCGATCTTCTCCCAGACAAACGGCCAGCCCGTCCTCCTCGACAGCGGATACACCGTCAGCGCCCTCCCCggcgccatcttcaacaagatcgtCGCAGCCTTCCCCACCGCCCAGCGAACCCCTGGCGCCTACGTCGACGTCGACTGCTCCGTCGCCGACCTCAAGGGCACCGTCGACTTCAAGTTCGGCAACACCGTCATCAAGGTCCCCTACGCAGACTTTATCTGGCACAACGACGACCGCTGCGTTCTCGGCGTCTTCCAGGACGATGAGTTCCCCGTTCTCGGCGACACTTTCCTCCGCGCTGCCTACGTCGTGTACGATTGGGACAACAGGAATGTCTGGCTCGCTAACAACGAGGACTGCGGTACTAACCTCGTTGCTATCGGTACTGGTCCCGATGCCGTGCCTGACTTGGTTGGTGAGTGCGGCTCTGACTCTACCACCACGTCTGGAGCTCCTACTTCCACCGAGACTGCTTCTGAGTCTGTCACCGAGTCTGTTTCTTCTGTTGAGACGACCGCCGATACTACCCTTTCCTTCTCCACTACTCGTTACTCCAACACTACTTTCACAACCTCCAAGCCTAATGCAACCTCTACTGGCGGATCTGGCAACACTTATGTTCTCCCTACTACCTCTGCTCCCTCTACAACCATCACTTCCACCGTCACAACCAGCAAGGTCTACACGGTCACTGCCTGCCCTCCCAGCGTCACCGACTGCCCCGTCGGCCAAGTCACCACCGAGATTATCACTTCTCTCACAACATACTGCCCCGGCTCCGAGGCTACAGGCATTGCTCCTCAACCCACCAAGGGTCCCGTCAAATCGACCCTCACATCGACACGCGTGTATACCATTACATCCTGCCCTGGTTCCGGCTCCTGCAACAAGGGCGACGTCACCACCGAGATCGTGCACAACACGCAGATCATCAACCCCGAGCAACCCACCGGCGTGTTCACCATCCCCGAAGCTATCCACTGTGGCTTTGGAAACTTTGGCTGCAAGGAGGCTACCACCAAGGGATACCGCACCGTCACCATCACGTCGGTCGTCAAGGCGCCCAAGCCCACTCCTATTCCCGGCCACTGCACTACCTGCGGACCTCCTGGTTCTAACCATCACAACAACGGTACTTTCACAGGCCACTACACCAAGCCAGGCTATGAGCAACCCACCAAGGGCCACGCTACACAGGACTACCCTGAGCCCACTGGCACCGCTTCTAAGCCTACCGGCGGCAACCCTCTCGAGGAGCTTCACACCTACGAGCCCACTCATGTCTACGCGCAGCCCCCCAACACCGTCGCCACCGTCGTCAAGCCAACAGGCACACCCGCTGACTCAACACCCTCGGAGCCAACGGGCACCAGCCCCGCGATCGTCAACGGGGCGAGCGCGTGGAACGTCCCAGCGCTTGCGGCGTTTATCGTGGGCGCATTTGTGGCAGCTCTGTAA
- a CDS encoding hypothetical protein (EggNog:ENOG41) codes for MHIKYLLINLFALAVSVKALPDADNDFGLEARDDSDALVQRWDCGHDAKEVYGKCVCNDKQLTWNGKKCVCPKDTTWQYGKCVPNKPSCPKPQVYNPHSKKCECPSGTEWKYGKCIPKCPHGQSYDKDQDKCVCPKGTEYKYGKCIPKCPEGQSYNQHKDKCECPAGTSWKYGKCVKDCPKGQSYNWKTKQCECPEGTSWKYGKCIKDCPKGQYFNQHKDKCECNKGTEWKYGQCVPVCPKGQEYNKWSHKCECPKGTSWKYGKCIKDCPKGQSYNPHSNQCECPKGTEWKYGKCIPKCSNGQYFDKEKWKCVCPKGKIFEYGKCVCPENQVEKYGKCVCKDGFKFEYGKCVPECPKGQTFNKHTKKCECPSGKVLKYGKCVCPDNQVEKYGKCVCKDGFKFEYGKCIPQCPQGQTYEHGKCVCPAGKVYNKWHKKCECPEGKVEAYGKCVCPKGQIEQYGKCSCPKGQYYDRWSKSCKCPKDLSWDGHKCAYDCGKDAEYKYGGCVCKKHDQVFDKKSKTCSCKQGWYWDQHKGACKKGGY; via the coding sequence ATGCATATCAAGTACCTCCTCATCAATCTTTTCGCCCTGGCCGTCTCGGTCAAGGCTCTCCCTGATGCCGACAACGACTTCGGTCTTGAGGCTCGGGATGACTCCGACGCTCTCGTCCAGCGCTGGGACTGTGGCCATGACGCCAAGGAAGTCTACGGCAAGTGTGTCTGCAACGACAAGCAGCTCACCTGGAACGGCAAGAAGTGTGTCTGCCCCAAGGACACCACCTGGCAGTATGGCAAGTGTGTGCCTAACAAGCCCTCTTGCCCCAAGCCTCAGGTTTACAACCCTCACTCCAAGAAGTGCGAGTGTCCCTCTGGCACTGAGTGGAAGTACGGAAAGTGCATTCCCAAGTGCCCTCATGGTCAGTCCTATGACAAGGACCAAGACAAGTGCGTCTGCCCCAAGGGCACTGAGTACAAGTACGGCAAATGCATTCCCAAGTGTCCTGAGGGTCAGTCCTATAACCAGCACAAGGACAAGTGCGAATGCCCTGCTGGCACATCTTGGAAGTACGGCAAATGCGTGAAGGACTGCCCCAAGGGACAATCCTACAACTGGAAGACCAAGCAGTGCGAGTGCCCCGAGGGAACATCCTGGAAGTACGGAAAGTGCATCAAGGACTGCCCCAAGGGACAGTACTTCAACCAGCACAAGGACAAGTGCGAATGCAACAAGGGCACTGAGTGGAAGTATGGCCAGTGCGTGCCCGTCTGCCCCAAGGGACAGGAGTACAACAAGTGGTCTCACAAGTGCGAATGCCCCAAGGGAACCTCTTGGAAGTACGGAAAGTGCATCAAGGACTGCCCCAAGGGTCAGAGCTACAACCCTCACTCCAACCAGTGTGAGTGCCCCAAGGGAACTGAGTGGAAGTACGGCAAGTGTATTCCCAAGTGCTCAAACGGTCAGTACTTCGACAAGGAGAAGTGGAAGTGCGTCTGCCCCAAGGGAAAGATCTTTGAGTACGGCAAGTGTGTCTGCCCCGAGAACCAGGTCGAGAAGTACGGCAAGTGTGTCTGCAAGGACGGTTTCAAGTTTGAGTACGGAAAGTGTGTTCCCGAGTGTCCCAAGGGCCAGACCTTCAACAAGCACACCAAGAAGTGCGAGTGCCCCTCCGGCAAGGTTCTGAAGTACGGAAAGTGTGTCTGCCCCGACAACCAGGTTGAGAAGTACGGCAAGTGTGTCTGCAAGGACGGCTTCAAGTTCGAGTACGGAAAGTGTATTCCCCAGTGCCCTCAAGGCCAGACATACGAGCACGGAAAGTGTGTCTGCCCCGCCGGCAAGGTCTACAACAAGTGGCACAAGAAGTGTGAGTGCCCCGAGGGCAAGGTCGAGGCCTACGGCAAGTGTGTCTGCCCCAAGGGGCAGATCGAGCAGTACGGCAAGTGCTCGTGCCCCAAGGGCCAGTACTACGACCGCTGGAGCAAGTCCTGCAAGTGCCCCAAGGACCTGAGCTGGGACGGACACAAGTGCGCCTACGACTGCGGCAAGGACGCCGAGTACAAGTACGGCGGCTGCGTCTGCAAGAAGCACGACCAGGTCTTTgacaagaagtccaagactTGCAGCTGCAAGCAGGGCTGGTACTGGGACCAGCACAAGGGCGCCTGCAAAAAGGGCGGCTACTAA